The Arachis hypogaea cultivar Tifrunner chromosome 19, arahy.Tifrunner.gnm2.J5K5, whole genome shotgun sequence genome has a window encoding:
- the LOC112777104 gene encoding uric acid degradation bifunctional protein TTL-like, producing MIDASPFSSLEDAISFARQLWFKESRIQSWLDAFSGHSHLFRAIRYAPGSMMREMLHWDRKYRAKFGFEFITSTETWLSQEILDEVKVRYENTLVVELDIAAREEFKLIEHGLERLWERLARSQIQEASVETGEVVPDSVEKEAVVSSDNSEEADSAGQKGSMLSYDLNKTPDENEYPYSGMSPDKKNAWHLSMWATRYLNP from the exons ATGATAGATGCGTCTCCTTTCTCTTCATTGGAGGACGCAATCTCATTTGCAAGGCAGTTGTGGTTCAAAGAGTCCCGTATACAATCATGGTTGGATGCCTTCTCTGGACACAGTCACCTCTTTCGAGCCATTCGTTATGCCCCGGGATCAATGATGAGG GAAATGCTTCATTGGGACCGAAAGTACCGGGCTAAATTTGGGTTTGAGTTTATAACAAGTACGGAAACATGGTTATCACAGGAAATACTTGACGAGGTGAAG GTACGCTATGAAAATACTCTTGTTGTTGAACTGGATATTGCAGCACGAGAGGAATTCAAACTCATAGAACATGGACTCGAACGACTATGGGAAC GATTAGCTCGATCCCAAATTCAGGAGGCATCGGTAGAAACGGGGGAGGTGGTTCCGGATTCAGTGGAGAAAGAGGCCGTTGTCTCCTCCGATAACTCTGAAGAGGCTGATTCTGCTGGACAAAAGGGTTCGATGCTGTCATATGACCTCAATAAAACGCCAGATGAGAATGAATATCCGTATAGTGGAATGTCTCCTGATAAGAAGAATGCTTGGCACCTATCTATGTGGGCGACACGATACCTGAACCCTTGA